In a single window of the Salmo trutta chromosome 21, fSalTru1.1, whole genome shotgun sequence genome:
- the LOC115157175 gene encoding protein-L-isoaspartate O-methyltransferase domain-containing protein 1 isoform X3, whose product MTSSRIATALIKEATSLGAQISLNELKRALDSTNKESIEAADKAIPFLLCYFYYPWNPCTRQFINQRFDFCEPIFVVGNCLEISSDSHQYDRIYCGAGVQKDHENYMKILLKVGGILVMPIEDQLIQITRTGQCSWESKNILAVSFAPLVQKNRAEGSKPDAVELPPVTVRSLQDLSRVYIRRTLRDLTNEECPDKGLVQRAPQKRKRRRCRLRRINTYVFVGNQLIPQAMESEEDERIDQEQHKEDQEQQETQEQQEKEQEEEERDIGSVEILKAVNVLRDKIMTLPLPESLKTYLLYYREK is encoded by the exons AGGAAGCTACCTCGCTGGGAGCCCAAATCTCTCTCAATGAACTCAAAAGGGCATTGGATAGCACGAATAAAG AATCAATAGAAGCAGCAGACAAGGCGATCCCATTTCTACTTTGCTATTTTTATTATCCATGGAACCCCTGCACAAGGCAATTCATCAATCAAAG GTTTGACTTCTGTGAACCCATCTTTGTGGTGGGCAACTGTCTGGAGATCTCGTCAGACAGCCACCAATATGACCGTATCTACTGTGGTGCGGGGGTGCAGAAGGATCATGAAAATTACATGAAAATCCTGCTCAAAGTTGGGGGTATTCTAGTGATGCCTATAGAGGATCAG CTGATACAGATCACCAGGACTGGTCAGTGTTCCTGGGAGAGTAAGAATATCCTGGCCGTGTCATTCGCTCCTCTGGTCCAGAAGAACAGAGCTGAGGGAAGCAAGCCTGATGCTGTAGAGCTCC ccccAGTGACAGTCAGGAGCCTTCAGGACCTGTCTCGCGTCTACATCCGCCGCACCCTCCGAGATCTGACCAATGAAGAATGTCCTGACAAAGGTCTGGTGCAGAGGGCGCCCCAGAAACGCAAGCGCAGGCGTTGCCGGCTGCGACGCATTAACACGTACGTCTTTGTGGGTAACCAGCTGATCCCCCAAGCCATGGAGAGCGAGGAGGACGAACGGATTGAccaggagcagcacaaggaggaCCAGGAGCAGCAAGAGACgcaggagcagcaggagaaggagcaggaggaggaggagagagacattgGCAGCGTTGAGATACTGAAGGCAGTGAATGTGCTGAGAGACAAAATCATGACTTTACCTCTGCCTGAATCGCTGAAGACCTATCTGTTATACTACAGAGAAAAATGA
- the LOC115157175 gene encoding protein-L-isoaspartate O-methyltransferase domain-containing protein 1 isoform X2 gives MTSSRIATALIKEATSLGAQISLNELKRALDSTNKGKLPGWDESIEAADKAIPFLLCYFYYPWNPCTRQFINQRFDFCEPIFVVGNCLEISSDSHQYDRIYCGAGVQKDHENYMKILLKVGGILVMPIEDQLIQITRTGQCSWESKNILAVSFAPLVQKNRAEGSKPDAVELPPVTVRSLQDLSRVYIRRTLRDLTNEECPDKGLVQRAPQKRKRRRCRLRRINTYVFVGNQLIPQAMESEEDERIDQEQHKEDQEQQETQEQQEKEQEEEERDIGSVEILKAVNVLRDKIMTLPLPESLKTYLLYYREK, from the exons AGGAAGCTACCTCGCTGGGAGCCCAAATCTCTCTCAATGAACTCAAAAGGGCATTGGATAGCACGAATAAAGGCAAATTACCTGGATGGGATG AATCAATAGAAGCAGCAGACAAGGCGATCCCATTTCTACTTTGCTATTTTTATTATCCATGGAACCCCTGCACAAGGCAATTCATCAATCAAAG GTTTGACTTCTGTGAACCCATCTTTGTGGTGGGCAACTGTCTGGAGATCTCGTCAGACAGCCACCAATATGACCGTATCTACTGTGGTGCGGGGGTGCAGAAGGATCATGAAAATTACATGAAAATCCTGCTCAAAGTTGGGGGTATTCTAGTGATGCCTATAGAGGATCAG CTGATACAGATCACCAGGACTGGTCAGTGTTCCTGGGAGAGTAAGAATATCCTGGCCGTGTCATTCGCTCCTCTGGTCCAGAAGAACAGAGCTGAGGGAAGCAAGCCTGATGCTGTAGAGCTCC ccccAGTGACAGTCAGGAGCCTTCAGGACCTGTCTCGCGTCTACATCCGCCGCACCCTCCGAGATCTGACCAATGAAGAATGTCCTGACAAAGGTCTGGTGCAGAGGGCGCCCCAGAAACGCAAGCGCAGGCGTTGCCGGCTGCGACGCATTAACACGTACGTCTTTGTGGGTAACCAGCTGATCCCCCAAGCCATGGAGAGCGAGGAGGACGAACGGATTGAccaggagcagcacaaggaggaCCAGGAGCAGCAAGAGACgcaggagcagcaggagaaggagcaggaggaggaggagagagacattgGCAGCGTTGAGATACTGAAGGCAGTGAATGTGCTGAGAGACAAAATCATGACTTTACCTCTGCCTGAATCGCTGAAGACCTATCTGTTATACTACAGAGAAAAATGA
- the LOC115157175 gene encoding protein-L-isoaspartate O-methyltransferase domain-containing protein 1 isoform X4 produces MTSSRIATALIKSIEAADKAIPFLLCYFYYPWNPCTRQFINQRFDFCEPIFVVGNCLEISSDSHQYDRIYCGAGVQKDHENYMKILLKVGGILVMPIEDQLIQITRTGQCSWESKNILAVSFAPLVQKNRAEGSKPDAVELPPVTVRSLQDLSRVYIRRTLRDLTNEECPDKGLVQRAPQKRKRRRCRLRRINTYVFVGNQLIPQAMESEEDERIDQEQHKEDQEQQETQEQQEKEQEEEERDIGSVEILKAVNVLRDKIMTLPLPESLKTYLLYYREK; encoded by the exons AATCAATAGAAGCAGCAGACAAGGCGATCCCATTTCTACTTTGCTATTTTTATTATCCATGGAACCCCTGCACAAGGCAATTCATCAATCAAAG GTTTGACTTCTGTGAACCCATCTTTGTGGTGGGCAACTGTCTGGAGATCTCGTCAGACAGCCACCAATATGACCGTATCTACTGTGGTGCGGGGGTGCAGAAGGATCATGAAAATTACATGAAAATCCTGCTCAAAGTTGGGGGTATTCTAGTGATGCCTATAGAGGATCAG CTGATACAGATCACCAGGACTGGTCAGTGTTCCTGGGAGAGTAAGAATATCCTGGCCGTGTCATTCGCTCCTCTGGTCCAGAAGAACAGAGCTGAGGGAAGCAAGCCTGATGCTGTAGAGCTCC ccccAGTGACAGTCAGGAGCCTTCAGGACCTGTCTCGCGTCTACATCCGCCGCACCCTCCGAGATCTGACCAATGAAGAATGTCCTGACAAAGGTCTGGTGCAGAGGGCGCCCCAGAAACGCAAGCGCAGGCGTTGCCGGCTGCGACGCATTAACACGTACGTCTTTGTGGGTAACCAGCTGATCCCCCAAGCCATGGAGAGCGAGGAGGACGAACGGATTGAccaggagcagcacaaggaggaCCAGGAGCAGCAAGAGACgcaggagcagcaggagaaggagcaggaggaggaggagagagacattgGCAGCGTTGAGATACTGAAGGCAGTGAATGTGCTGAGAGACAAAATCATGACTTTACCTCTGCCTGAATCGCTGAAGACCTATCTGTTATACTACAGAGAAAAATGA